The Neoarius graeffei isolate fNeoGra1 chromosome 12, fNeoGra1.pri, whole genome shotgun sequence genome window below encodes:
- the vtnb gene encoding vitronectin b: MKLAVLFLLSVSASSAAEESCVGRCQNGFDPKYKCQCDILCKFYGSCCIDYDTTCRTKISRGDAFDLPEINLTSILSPRAFSNTTTAASIAVIPTTVAHASTPFPDPEAEVCSGKSFDAFLQIKNGSIYAFRGEYFFELDEKSVMLGYPKLIKDVWGISGPIDAAFTRINCQGKSYIFKGSKYWRFDGDVLDEDYPREISVGFEKIPDNVDAAFAIPAPASHKKEKVYFFKGERYYQYYFKHQPSHEDCDRITKASPAVLFTHYTGMYCEYNWDDLFESLFQGLSGHHKGPRFIARDWVGIKPPIDAAMVGRLYLHSIPSSPAPTPSLSVASGRHSRTQSSYRRKNKGQRRRLIQSYFWEDAGLDYEERYFGAQRQSKGQKKRRGRRPALYDYSYDNTDYYDLEQVQEKAIPVQNVYFFQKDKYYRVDLQTKRIDYVNPPYPRSIGKYWLGCKEKDLAEKR, translated from the exons ATGAAATTAGCTGTTTTATTCCTGCTTTCAGTGTCAGCATCCTCCGCTGCAGAAG AATCGTGTGTTGGACGTTGTCAGAATGGCTTTGACCCCAAATACAAATGCCAGTGCGACATTTTGTGCAAGTTCTACGGAAGCTGCTGTATAGATTACGATACCACGTGCCGAACTAAAA TTTCCCGTGGAGATGCGTTTGACCTCCCTGAGATAAATCTGACCTCTATATTGAGTCCCCGGGCTTTTTCAAATACAACGACAGCAGCGAGTATCGCAGTAATCCCTACCACCGTGGCCCATGCCTCCACCCCATTTCCTGACCCTGAGGCAGAAGTCTGCAGTGGAAAATCATTCGATGCCTTCCTGCAGATAAAGAACGGATCAATTTATGCCTTCAGGG GTGAATATTTCTTTGAACTGGATGAGAAGTCTGTGATGCTGGGTTATCCCAAGCTCATAAAGGATGTGTGGGGCATTTCTGGTCCGATCGACGCTGCCTTTACTCGAATTAACTGCCAAGGGAAGAGTTATATATTCAAG GGTAGCAAGTACTGGCGCTTCGATGGCGACGTCCTGGATGAAGATTACCCGAGAGAGATCTCAGTGGGGTTTGAGAAGATTCCAGATAATGTTGATGCTGCATTTGCCATTCCTGCCCCAGCATCCCACAAAAAGGAGAAAGTCTATTTCTTTAAAG GTGAACGGTATTATCAGTACTACTTCAAGCACCAGCCATCGCATGAGGATTGTGACCGTATAACCAAAGCCTCCCCGGCTGTTCTCTTTACTCACTACACTGGCATGTACTGTGAATACAACTGGGATGACCTTTTCGAATCGCTCTTCCAAGGCT TATCAGGACATCACAAAGGGCCACGGTTCATTGCCAGAGACTGGGTGGGCATCAAACCTCCAATAGATGCTGCAATGGTGGGCCGCTTGTACCTGCACTCCATACCTTCTTCACCTGCACCTACACCTTCACTTTCTGTAGCTTCAGGAAGACATAGCAGGACCCAaagcagctacaggagaaagaacAAAGGCCAAAGACGGAGACTCATCCAGTCATACTTCTGGGAAGATGCAGGTTTGGATTACGAAGAGAG GTATTTTGGAGCACAAAGGCAAAGTAAAGGCCAAAAGAAAAGACGTGGAAGACGCCCAGCTCTCTACGACTACAGCTACGACAACACCGACTACTATGATTTGGAGCAAGTGCAAGAGAAAGCAATACCTGTGCAAAACGTCTACTTCTTCCAGAAAG ataAATACTACAGAGTGGATCTCCAGACCAAACGCATCGACTACGTAAACCCTCCATACCCGAGATCCATCGGGAAGTACTGGCTGGGATGTAAAGAGAAAGACCTGGCAGAGAAAAGATGA